From Saccharothrix espanaensis DSM 44229, the proteins below share one genomic window:
- a CDS encoding Fic family protein has translation MNVPPLPPGQWAPVPVIPGIPEHRRREGAYLPPPLPSHLPQPVATYRLVAEAEHALGRLDEAADRLRVRSGLVRATQVRDAQASAGLTGTAIGLREALAADLLAARGDPPTDRSAPAQLLAPHLAAYDHGIGRVRAGAPVDAELIGRLAAIMVGRPEAGPREVLRDEPGVLGLDRERAYLLTATGAHLVAQLEQWDTWVREEHEQPRIAKIALAHYQLEVLQPFPAANGHVARAFSMLEMVRCGLLRDQLLPLSVWLDDTLPEYQEEIRAVVDTGQVHHWVEFFACAVRDQALAQLRLIGHLEELAERYARLLPRTGALPEVAANLIGFPVVDHRALRERHEVTTKAATDLTRRLVQRGILVPWDSRDYRRVFVCRDVLRLLVDNPDTTALP, from the coding sequence ATGAACGTCCCTCCCCTGCCGCCAGGGCAGTGGGCACCGGTCCCCGTGATCCCGGGCATCCCCGAGCACCGCCGGCGCGAAGGCGCGTACCTGCCGCCCCCGCTGCCGTCCCACCTGCCGCAGCCCGTGGCGACCTACCGCCTGGTGGCCGAGGCCGAGCACGCCCTGGGCCGGCTCGACGAGGCCGCCGACCGGCTGCGGGTCAGGTCCGGCCTGGTCCGGGCCACCCAGGTGCGCGACGCGCAGGCGTCCGCCGGGCTCACCGGGACCGCGATCGGGCTGCGCGAGGCGCTCGCCGCCGACCTCCTGGCCGCCCGGGGGGACCCGCCGACCGACCGGTCCGCCCCGGCCCAGCTGCTCGCGCCCCACCTGGCCGCCTACGACCACGGCATCGGGCGCGTCCGCGCCGGGGCCCCGGTTGACGCCGAGCTGATCGGCCGGCTGGCCGCGATCATGGTCGGCCGCCCCGAAGCAGGCCCGCGCGAGGTGCTGCGCGACGAACCCGGTGTGCTCGGCCTCGACCGCGAACGCGCGTACCTGTTGACGGCGACCGGCGCGCACCTCGTCGCGCAGCTTGAGCAGTGGGACACGTGGGTGCGCGAGGAGCACGAGCAGCCGAGGATCGCCAAGATCGCGCTCGCGCACTACCAACTCGAAGTGCTGCAACCGTTCCCGGCCGCCAACGGGCACGTGGCGCGGGCGTTCTCGATGCTGGAGATGGTGCGCTGCGGCCTGCTGCGCGACCAGCTCCTGCCGCTGTCGGTGTGGCTGGACGACACGCTGCCCGAGTACCAGGAGGAGATCCGCGCGGTGGTCGACACCGGCCAGGTGCACCACTGGGTGGAGTTCTTCGCCTGCGCCGTCCGCGACCAGGCGCTGGCGCAGCTGCGGCTGATCGGCCACCTGGAGGAGCTGGCCGAGCGGTACGCCCGGCTGCTGCCGCGCACCGGCGCGCTGCCCGAGGTGGCGGCGAACCTGATCGGCTTCCCGGTGGTCGACCACCGGGCGCTGCGCGAACGGCACGAAGTGACCACTAAGGCCGCCACCGACCTCACCCGCCGGCTGGTGCAGCGCGGGATCCTGGTCCCGTGGGACTCCCGCGACTACCGGCGGGTGTTCGTGTGCCGGGACGTGCTGCGCCTGCTCGTGGACAACCCGGACACCACGGCCCTGCCCTGA
- a CDS encoding trypsin-like serine protease — MSLRTLLRAALVPVAAAAAFAAMPVANADPVTPYIVGGGNATETYSFMGSIQLNGRHGCGASLVSAQWMVTAGHCTYNQQSPIQPSQMRVRVGSTQWSSGGTLAGVSQIVRHPNYRPGGSQQYDIALLRLSTSVSQAPISLGDSSPAANTAVRLIGWGQTCNTPQCGQPPTNLKQLDTRINPDSMCTNEFNGSHELCVYSTTSQTACYGDSGGPMVQKVGAEWRLLGATSRAGVVNQTCGSGQATIYTDVVAFTQWIQSTTGGGTPNPPGCSTSEWNPAQYYPPGSTVAYRGYQWRNPYWSYGEAPGQSYAWQRVGEC; from the coding sequence ATGTCATTGCGTACCTTGCTGCGCGCTGCCCTCGTGCCGGTGGCCGCCGCGGCGGCCTTCGCGGCCATGCCGGTGGCGAACGCCGACCCCGTCACGCCGTACATCGTGGGCGGCGGCAACGCCACCGAGACCTACTCGTTCATGGGCTCGATCCAGCTCAACGGCCGGCACGGCTGCGGCGCGTCGCTGGTCAGCGCCCAGTGGATGGTGACGGCCGGGCACTGCACCTACAACCAGCAGTCCCCGATCCAGCCCTCGCAGATGCGGGTGCGGGTCGGCTCGACCCAGTGGAGCAGCGGCGGCACGCTCGCCGGTGTCTCGCAGATCGTGCGGCACCCGAACTACCGCCCCGGCGGCAGCCAGCAGTACGACATCGCGCTGCTGCGGCTGTCCACCTCCGTGTCCCAGGCTCCGATCAGCCTCGGTGACAGCTCGCCCGCCGCCAACACCGCCGTGCGGCTCATCGGCTGGGGCCAGACCTGCAACACCCCGCAGTGCGGCCAGCCGCCGACGAACCTGAAGCAGCTCGACACCCGGATCAACCCGGACTCCATGTGCACCAACGAGTTCAACGGCAGCCACGAGCTGTGCGTGTACAGCACCACCTCGCAGACCGCGTGCTACGGCGACTCGGGCGGCCCGATGGTGCAGAAGGTCGGCGCGGAGTGGCGCCTGCTCGGCGCGACCAGCCGGGCCGGCGTCGTCAACCAGACCTGCGGCTCGGGCCAGGCCACGATCTACACCGACGTGGTGGCCTTCACGCAGTGGATCCAGTCGACGACCGGCGGTGGCACCCCCAACCCGCCCGGCTGCTCGACCTCGGAGTGGAACCCGGCCCAGTACTACCCGCCGGGCTCGACCGTGGCTTACCGGGGCTACCAGTGGCGCAACCCGTACTGGAGCTACGGCGAGGCGCCCGGCCAGAGCTACGCCTGGCAGCGGGTCGGCGAGTGCTGA
- a CDS encoding helix-turn-helix transcriptional regulator codes for MRGTTVLPGTPCQTPRVGELPMHRLEVPVPNALPFAIGTFDSIGPMSSANFPHRHTFHEIVLVTGGVGTHVVDLARWELRPPHLCAIAPGQVHHWADTRALEGFVILFTDDFLIDHPGDRELLRRLSERPWLTLEDDTHAGLSALVRELDQEYRERAEGVESVLRSLLHVLIVRAARLPETPSASPPARTGAVAEEFARLAGRPDVDLWSVRAYAERIGVTPGYLTEAVKAATGRTPSELVREARASEAKRLLARTDLTVRQIAGRVGFADPAYFCRFFRRETGVSPGDFRRTGDVRGATTGDAVHSYDRPRDTPRTTAPVHRPRRSVSIGSL; via the coding sequence ATGCGTGGCACCACCGTGTTACCGGGGACGCCCTGCCAGACGCCGCGGGTGGGTGAGCTGCCGATGCACCGGTTGGAGGTGCCGGTGCCCAACGCCCTGCCGTTCGCCATCGGCACGTTCGACTCGATCGGGCCGATGTCGAGCGCGAACTTCCCGCACCGGCACACCTTCCACGAGATCGTGCTCGTCACGGGAGGCGTCGGCACCCACGTCGTGGACCTGGCCCGCTGGGAACTGCGCCCGCCCCACCTGTGCGCCATCGCGCCGGGCCAGGTGCACCACTGGGCCGACACCCGGGCGTTGGAGGGGTTCGTCATCCTGTTCACCGACGACTTCCTCATCGACCACCCCGGCGACCGCGAACTGCTGCGGCGGCTGAGCGAACGGCCCTGGCTCACCCTCGAGGACGACACCCACGCCGGCCTGTCCGCGCTGGTCCGCGAGCTGGACCAGGAGTACCGGGAACGCGCCGAGGGCGTCGAGTCGGTGCTGAGGTCCCTGCTGCACGTGCTGATCGTGCGCGCGGCCCGGCTGCCGGAGACGCCGAGCGCGTCCCCGCCCGCCCGGACCGGCGCGGTGGCCGAGGAGTTCGCCCGCCTCGCGGGCCGGCCCGACGTCGACCTGTGGTCGGTGCGGGCCTACGCCGAGCGGATCGGCGTCACCCCGGGCTACCTCACCGAGGCGGTGAAGGCGGCGACCGGCCGCACCCCGTCCGAACTCGTGCGCGAGGCGCGGGCCAGCGAGGCCAAGCGGCTGCTCGCCCGAACAGACCTGACCGTGCGGCAGATCGCGGGCCGGGTGGGGTTCGCCGACCCGGCCTACTTCTGCCGCTTCTTCCGCCGCGAGACCGGCGTCAGCCCCGGCGACTTCCGCCGCACGGGGGATGTGCGCGGCGCCACGACGGGTGACGCCGTTCACAGTTATGACCGACCACGAGATACACCACGAACTACCGCCCCAGTCCATCGTCCGCGCCGAAGCGTCTCCATAGGTTCGTTATGA
- a CDS encoding tetratricopeptide repeat protein — MSEHGRRLLRDVLRARHALGHDVPDPGPPNGPLPLEDADDVRRWFAEHRDEVIAAVRVGDETALDLLAHAWRALPPDADGRWPLELYDRTAPLAAALPASRPLAAALRAGAEVLRARGSLRPAAALGMRELAIWRHLDDPEPTVGALDALAATYRAQGRLHRVVGCADEVLELRILHGGPHDVARALAHLGTLMIEAGRLDTAVNYLTRADKAFDDGPAEDRARTQVLLGRALWLSGDEGAGRRRLRRVLPDLAERDARAVRGWLDLPAGSVPEQGHQELDQQPDA, encoded by the coding sequence GTGAGCGAGCACGGCAGGCGGTTGCTGCGGGACGTGCTGCGCGCGCGGCACGCCCTCGGCCACGACGTCCCGGATCCCGGGCCGCCGAACGGACCACTGCCCCTGGAGGACGCCGACGACGTGCGGCGGTGGTTCGCCGAGCACCGCGACGAGGTGATCGCCGCGGTGCGGGTCGGCGACGAGACGGCTCTCGACCTGCTGGCCCACGCGTGGCGCGCGCTGCCCCCGGACGCCGACGGCCGGTGGCCGCTGGAGCTCTACGACCGCACCGCACCGCTGGCCGCCGCGCTGCCGGCGTCCAGACCGCTCGCCGCGGCGCTGCGGGCCGGCGCGGAGGTGCTGCGGGCCCGGGGGTCGCTGCGCCCGGCCGCTGCGCTCGGGATGCGCGAACTGGCCATCTGGCGGCACCTGGACGACCCGGAGCCGACCGTGGGCGCCCTGGACGCCCTGGCGGCGACCTACCGCGCCCAGGGCCGGCTGCACCGGGTCGTCGGCTGCGCGGACGAGGTGCTCGAACTGCGCATCCTGCACGGCGGCCCGCACGACGTCGCCCGCGCGCTGGCCCACCTGGGCACGCTGATGATCGAGGCGGGCCGGCTCGACACCGCAGTGAACTACCTGACCCGCGCGGACAAGGCGTTCGACGACGGGCCCGCCGAGGACCGCGCCCGCACGCAGGTGCTGCTGGGCCGCGCGCTGTGGCTCTCCGGCGACGAGGGCGCGGGCCGGCGGCGGCTGCGCCGCGTGCTGCCCGACCTCGCCGAGCGGGACGCGCGGGCCGTGCGGGGGTGGCTCGATCTGCCCGCCGGGTCAGTTCCGGAGCAGGGCCACCAGGAGCTGGATCAGCAGCCCGACGCCTAG
- a CDS encoding helix-turn-helix domain-containing protein has protein sequence MSEPENVPSPWWRYLEENLASRGLTTGDLARGAGVDRSRLSDWKRGGKASLESARAVASLFGAGPLEVMVAAGLLTPQEAKLREARPDPARLSDEELVAELRRRMGRRPADRVDPKNTHTG, from the coding sequence ATGAGCGAACCCGAGAACGTCCCGTCCCCGTGGTGGCGGTACCTGGAGGAGAACCTGGCGAGCCGGGGTCTGACGACCGGCGACCTGGCCCGCGGCGCGGGCGTGGACCGCAGCCGGCTGTCGGACTGGAAGCGCGGCGGCAAGGCGTCGCTGGAGTCGGCGCGGGCGGTGGCGAGCCTGTTCGGGGCCGGCCCGCTGGAGGTGATGGTCGCCGCCGGCCTGCTCACCCCGCAGGAGGCGAAGCTGCGCGAGGCCCGGCCGGACCCGGCCCGGCTGAGCGACGAGGAGCTGGTCGCCGAACTCCGCCGGCGGATGGGCCGCCGACCCGCCGACCGGGTCGATCCGAAGAACACTCACACCGGGTGA
- a CDS encoding helix-turn-helix transcriptional regulator, with amino-acid sequence MSAPLERDRELARIASALDAAAAGEGRVVLIEGRAGIGKTRLVEAARELAKQRGFGRLQAVGDALEGAMAWGVVRQLVERSVSRYRGEVRAAILAGPSGAALAALDAAAADPGEAELARTLHALWWVAVDLSSTRPLLITVDDAHWADLSSLHFLLYLSRRIADLPITLVVATRPAANTGPLAQLGDSRRAERLLPRPLSPAALADLITGAAPAVVRALHEASAGNPFLARVLVDELDVLGLPPGDPATAERVAGLGPTSVFRAALGRLPREAVALAGAAAVLGTGSDPWQVGAVAGLDVAALPAAVAALVGANVLTSADDHLAFVHPVVREAVLADLGPVARAALHATAATRLRAAKAPADRVAAHLAQAPRGTLPDAADVLREAAAALLAAGDAQTAAAHLARAVAESPEDAGLRAEYGRALLRTGDAAGARRELRSAAADLPNAELVAAAASATSVVDGPEAAIAELSQAIRVLPDGDGRLHLEARLAVTRSFLREHRVVASDHLARFKSLRGNTPDERTLLGLLAQTGRYEVWPAAEVADTALRALSHGAYFDDATGSTDAMVAWVVALLALMSADGVDDARREIDRARLRVRSHGSPVEFAMVANAALFLNWRLGNVTFVEAEGEGALAAVRDEETGPHIVALRATATHFITYAAFERGDVEAAARALARFDALHADAPPMMPTLWLHEPRALIALANGNPVLAKAEAFRQRDEMRAVDVDAPTIPWRDPAVRAAMLLGDEAEALALAREQLAVARKWGAATEVGAALRLLAHADAEHRVALLAESVEVLENSPARLHLARSLVDLGEALRVARRRVDARAPLHRGTDLAAECGSVALRARGAEALEALGDRPRRVALAGAEALTASERRVADLAALGRPNREIAQELFVTPKTVENHLGRIYTKLGISGRRELARVLA; translated from the coding sequence GTGAGCGCGCCGCTGGAACGCGACCGGGAACTGGCCCGGATCGCCTCGGCGCTGGACGCCGCGGCGGCCGGCGAGGGGCGGGTGGTGCTGATCGAGGGCCGGGCCGGGATCGGCAAGACCCGGCTGGTCGAGGCGGCCCGCGAGCTGGCCAAGCAGCGCGGTTTCGGCCGGCTCCAGGCGGTCGGCGACGCGCTGGAGGGCGCGATGGCGTGGGGCGTGGTCCGGCAGCTGGTGGAGCGGTCGGTGTCCCGGTACCGGGGCGAGGTCCGCGCGGCGATCCTGGCCGGGCCCTCCGGGGCCGCGCTGGCGGCGCTGGACGCCGCCGCCGCCGACCCGGGCGAGGCGGAACTGGCCCGCACCCTGCACGCGCTGTGGTGGGTGGCGGTCGACCTGTCGTCCACCCGGCCGCTGCTGATCACCGTGGACGACGCGCACTGGGCGGACCTGTCGTCGCTGCACTTCCTGCTCTACCTGTCCCGGCGGATCGCCGACCTGCCGATCACGCTGGTGGTGGCCACCCGACCGGCCGCCAACACCGGCCCGCTGGCGCAGCTCGGCGACTCCCGCCGGGCCGAGCGGCTGCTGCCCCGCCCGCTGAGCCCGGCGGCGCTGGCCGACCTGATCACCGGCGCGGCCCCGGCCGTGGTGCGGGCGCTGCACGAGGCCAGCGCCGGCAACCCGTTCCTGGCCCGCGTGCTGGTCGACGAGCTGGACGTGCTCGGCCTGCCGCCGGGCGACCCGGCGACCGCCGAGCGGGTCGCCGGGCTCGGGCCGACCTCGGTGTTCCGGGCGGCGCTCGGCCGGCTGCCGCGCGAGGCGGTGGCGCTGGCGGGCGCGGCGGCCGTGCTGGGCACCGGCAGCGACCCGTGGCAGGTCGGCGCGGTCGCCGGGCTGGACGTCGCCGCGCTGCCCGCCGCCGTCGCCGCACTGGTCGGGGCGAACGTCCTGACCAGCGCGGACGACCACCTGGCGTTCGTGCACCCGGTGGTCCGGGAGGCCGTGCTGGCCGACCTGGGCCCGGTGGCGCGGGCCGCGCTGCACGCCACCGCCGCCACCCGGCTGCGGGCCGCGAAGGCACCGGCCGACCGGGTCGCCGCGCACCTCGCGCAGGCGCCCCGGGGCACCTTGCCCGACGCCGCCGACGTGCTGCGCGAGGCCGCCGCCGCGCTGCTCGCGGCCGGGGACGCGCAGACCGCCGCCGCGCACCTGGCGCGGGCCGTGGCGGAGTCGCCGGAGGACGCCGGGCTGCGCGCCGAGTACGGCCGGGCGCTGCTGCGCACCGGGGACGCCGCCGGGGCCCGGCGCGAACTCCGGTCCGCCGCCGCCGACCTGCCCAACGCCGAACTCGTCGCCGCCGCCGCGTCGGCGACGTCCGTCGTGGACGGTCCGGAGGCGGCGATCGCCGAGCTGTCCCAGGCGATCCGGGTCCTGCCCGACGGCGACGGCCGGCTGCACCTGGAGGCCCGGCTGGCGGTGACCCGGTCGTTCCTGCGCGAGCACCGGGTGGTCGCCTCGGACCACCTGGCCCGCTTCAAGTCGTTGCGCGGCAACACACCCGACGAGCGGACGCTGCTCGGCCTGCTGGCCCAGACGGGCCGCTACGAGGTGTGGCCGGCGGCGGAGGTGGCCGACACCGCGCTGCGGGCGCTGTCGCACGGCGCGTACTTCGACGACGCCACCGGCAGCACGGACGCGATGGTGGCGTGGGTGGTGGCCCTGCTGGCGCTGATGTCGGCCGACGGCGTGGACGACGCCCGCCGGGAGATCGACCGCGCCCGGCTGCGGGTCCGGTCGCACGGGTCGCCGGTCGAGTTCGCCATGGTCGCCAACGCCGCGCTGTTCCTGAACTGGCGGCTGGGCAACGTGACCTTCGTGGAGGCGGAGGGCGAGGGCGCGCTGGCCGCCGTGCGGGACGAGGAAACCGGCCCGCACATCGTCGCCCTGCGCGCCACCGCCACGCACTTCATCACCTACGCCGCGTTCGAGCGCGGTGACGTCGAGGCCGCGGCACGGGCGCTGGCCCGGTTCGACGCGCTGCACGCCGACGCGCCGCCGATGATGCCCACCCTGTGGCTGCACGAGCCGCGCGCGCTGATCGCGCTGGCGAACGGGAACCCGGTGCTGGCCAAGGCGGAGGCGTTCCGGCAGCGCGACGAGATGCGGGCCGTGGACGTGGACGCGCCGACCATCCCGTGGCGCGACCCGGCGGTGCGGGCGGCGATGCTGCTCGGCGACGAGGCCGAAGCCCTCGCGCTGGCCCGCGAACAGCTCGCCGTCGCACGGAAGTGGGGCGCCGCAACAGAAGTGGGCGCGGCGCTGCGGCTGCTCGCGCACGCCGACGCCGAGCACCGGGTGGCGCTGCTCGCCGAATCCGTCGAGGTGCTGGAGAACTCGCCCGCGCGGCTGCACCTGGCCCGGTCCCTGGTCGACCTCGGCGAGGCGCTGCGGGTGGCCCGCCGCCGGGTCGACGCGCGCGCGCCGTTGCACCGGGGCACCGACCTGGCGGCGGAGTGCGGCTCGGTCGCGTTGCGCGCGCGGGGCGCGGAGGCGCTGGAGGCGCTGGGCGACCGGCCGCGCCGGGTGGCGCTCGCGGGCGCGGAGGCGTTGACCGCGAGCGAACGCCGGGTGGCCGACCTGGCGGCGCTGGGCCGGCCGAACCGGGAGATCGCGCAGGAGCTGTTCGTGACGCCCAAGACGGTGGAGAACCACCTGGGCCGGATCTACACCAAGCTCGGCATCAGCGGTCGCCGCGAACTGGCCCGCGTCCTGGCCTGA
- a CDS encoding MBL fold metallo-hydrolase, translating into MRPLAPGVHQLPGRPPHLVNAYLVEDVLVDAGTPAARRRLTRQLDGRALSAHVVTHAHPDHYGSSHAVCDRYDLPLWAGAADAEAIRTSTPVPAPGRIPKLLSRLKTPDPHPVARGLREGDEVAGFTVLDVPGHSPGHIALWRDHDGVLICGDVFFNVLWPTGPPGFLTWDQEQNLESMRRLAGLRPKLVLFGHGRPLRDPARLLRALR; encoded by the coding sequence GTGCGACCACTGGCACCCGGAGTGCACCAGTTGCCGGGGCGTCCGCCCCACCTGGTCAACGCGTACCTCGTGGAGGACGTGCTGGTGGACGCGGGCACGCCCGCCGCCCGCCGCCGGCTCACCCGCCAGCTCGACGGCCGCGCCCTGAGCGCGCACGTCGTCACCCACGCGCACCCCGACCACTACGGCTCCAGCCACGCCGTGTGCGACCGGTACGACCTGCCGCTGTGGGCGGGCGCGGCGGACGCCGAGGCGATCCGCACCTCCACCCCGGTCCCCGCGCCCGGCCGCATCCCGAAGCTGCTCTCCCGCCTGAAGACCCCCGACCCGCACCCGGTCGCCCGGGGCCTGCGCGAGGGTGACGAGGTCGCCGGGTTCACCGTGCTCGACGTGCCCGGCCACTCCCCCGGCCACATCGCCCTGTGGCGCGACCACGACGGCGTGCTGATCTGCGGGGACGTGTTCTTCAACGTGCTGTGGCCGACCGGCCCGCCGGGGTTCCTGACCTGGGACCAGGAGCAGAACCTGGAGTCCATGCGGCGGCTCGCCGGGTTGCGCCCGAAGCTGGTGCTGTTCGGCCACGGCCGCCCGCTGCGCGACCCCGCCCGGCTGCTGCGCGCGCTGCGGTGA